In Reinekea thalattae, a genomic segment contains:
- a CDS encoding DUF3857 domain-containing protein: MNSKLMALIWAVVVACCVQAQASIRYSLDNDELIQYALEHINDPPDELTIVLHRKRFDIDGSIVKRRVQVIWYYPDNDSIEDYGTEQIHYSGYADDVEVLAVATVRPDGTVKRFNPDFAQLSDTDNYNAFNDNKVINLPVPGLRTGSYSVLDYVITTDNRRQESDIFETAWAGFSAPTQRHEVSVHWQNIDLKVLNTHPDLSCVSKQRSFVCQGDNIAAPKIDRQTLWRDKWQGVYIASMSDWQPVVESMSEAFDKAFIDQTGLEPVYQTLTAGLTSQEEIVSALYRFVADDIRYVSLSNAGNTHTPHSIESIIDNRYGDCKDKSALLQALMDRAGIEAYPRLVATNRSNIAQMPLASANYFNHMVLCIKLDGQEYCLDATDKTIDWQYTSSWIQNRASLALVDGAQPMPISPAQYRWQMDVMTQLDFNEQGGQTEKQIRTYYGEYAAYMRSKLTGLDEEESNDYLLEQYRDVVSDIEQIELDQLPDLDAGYQELKVHTQAQFDPFANTDKLLAYAEDESWLRNELNSYENNNKYDELWIAGVKQRSFVQIDTQDIWQLSKPVASINFTSQFGDFTRSSHILGDQLYIITNLQIPHQQVSLEQADQFNQFLDIVLDHLRFHIEALPTHPAAD, translated from the coding sequence ATGAACTCTAAGTTAATGGCCTTAATCTGGGCTGTGGTTGTCGCCTGTTGTGTTCAAGCTCAAGCCAGTATCCGCTATTCATTGGATAACGATGAGCTGATTCAATATGCCCTTGAACACATCAATGATCCGCCTGATGAGTTGACGATTGTGCTGCATCGTAAACGCTTCGACATTGACGGCAGCATCGTAAAGCGACGCGTGCAGGTTATTTGGTATTACCCAGATAACGATTCGATCGAAGATTACGGCACCGAGCAAATTCACTACAGCGGTTATGCCGATGACGTCGAAGTATTAGCTGTAGCCACAGTACGGCCCGATGGCACTGTGAAGCGCTTTAACCCCGACTTCGCGCAGCTATCGGACACCGATAATTACAACGCCTTTAATGATAATAAGGTCATCAACTTACCAGTACCTGGGCTCAGAACCGGCAGTTACTCGGTGCTTGATTATGTCATTACCACCGATAATCGACGCCAAGAGTCGGATATTTTTGAAACCGCCTGGGCGGGTTTTAGTGCACCGACGCAACGGCATGAGGTCTCGGTACACTGGCAGAATATCGATTTAAAGGTGCTCAACACCCATCCCGATTTGAGCTGTGTTAGCAAGCAACGCAGCTTTGTTTGTCAGGGCGATAACATAGCTGCCCCTAAAATCGACCGGCAAACCCTATGGCGCGACAAGTGGCAAGGGGTTTATATCGCATCGATGTCGGATTGGCAGCCAGTTGTTGAGAGTATGTCTGAGGCATTTGATAAGGCGTTTATTGATCAAACTGGGCTCGAACCGGTTTATCAGACATTAACCGCAGGCTTAACCAGCCAAGAAGAGATCGTCAGCGCACTGTACCGATTTGTCGCCGATGATATTCGTTATGTCTCGTTGTCGAATGCGGGCAATACACACACGCCTCACAGCATCGAGTCGATTATTGATAACCGCTATGGCGACTGTAAGGATAAGTCGGCACTGTTGCAGGCGCTAATGGACCGCGCCGGCATTGAGGCCTATCCGCGATTGGTGGCGACGAACCGTTCCAATATCGCCCAGATGCCGCTGGCGAGCGCGAATTATTTTAATCACATGGTGCTGTGCATTAAGCTCGACGGCCAAGAATATTGCTTAGATGCCACCGATAAAACCATCGACTGGCAATACACCTCAAGCTGGATTCAAAATCGAGCCAGCTTAGCGCTGGTGGATGGTGCGCAGCCTATGCCGATAAGCCCAGCGCAGTATCGTTGGCAAATGGATGTTATGACTCAGCTCGATTTTAACGAGCAAGGTGGTCAAACCGAAAAGCAAATACGTACTTATTATGGTGAATACGCAGCTTACATGCGCTCTAAGTTAACCGGGCTCGATGAAGAAGAAAGCAACGATTACCTACTTGAGCAATATCGAGATGTGGTCTCGGATATCGAACAGATTGAGCTTGATCAGCTCCCCGATTTGGATGCTGGTTACCAAGAGTTGAAGGTGCACACACAGGCGCAATTCGACCCCTTTGCGAATACCGATAAGTTATTGGCCTATGCGGAAGATGAGAGTTGGCTGCGCAATGAGCTAAATAGCTATGAAAACAATAATAAGTACGATGAGCTGTGGATAGCAGGGGTAAAACAGCGAAGTTTTGTACAGATAGATACCCAGGATATCTGGCAGCTAAGTAAGCCGGTGGCCAGTATCAACTTTACCAGCCAGTTTGGTGACTTTACTCGCAGTAGTCATATCTTAGGTGATCAGCTGTATATCATTACCAATTTACAAATCCCTCATCAGCAGGTGAGTCTTGAGCAAGCGGATCAGTTCAACCAATTTCTCGATATAGTGTTGGATCATTTGCGTTTCCATATTGAAGCCTTGCCCACTCATCCAGCAGCAGATTAA
- the tkt gene encoding transketolase: MPSRSDLANAIRALSMDAVQKAKSGHPGAPMGMADIAQVLWSDYLKHNPTNPTWFDRDRFVLSNGHGSMLIYSLLHLSGYDLSIDDIKNFRQMHSKTPGHPEYGYTPGVETTTGPLGQGIANAVGMALAEKTLADQFNREGHTIVDHNTYVFLGDGCMMEGISHEVSSLAGTLGLGKLIAFYDDNGISIDGEVEGWFTDDTVKRFESYGWQVIPAVDGHNAEQIADAIKAAKANTDQPTLICCKTIIGFGSPNKEGKEDCHGAPLGDDEIALTRERLGWKHLAFEIPADIKDAWDATEKGAAFEQNWQQAFAAYQQEYPELAAEFLRRMKGELPADFAQTAQQYIEQVNTQGETIASRKASQNAIEALAPALPELLGGSADLAGSNLTLWSGAKGLTADDASGNYCFYGVREFGMSAMINGIQLHGGLKPYGATFFVFMEYARNAIRMAALMKQPVIHVYTHDSIGLGEDGPTHQPVEQLAAMRATPNLNTWRPADAVESAVAWVCAIESKETPNAMVFSRQGLPHQPRTAEQLANIRKGGYVLQAAEQPDAVLLATGSELGLAVEAAELLRAQGKQIQVVSMPCTDVFDAQDAAYKESVLPTGVKRFAIEAAAKDFWYKYVGLEGGIVGMESFGESAPAAELFEHFGITAKALVELVLEKA, translated from the coding sequence ATGCCTTCTCGCAGTGATCTCGCTAATGCAATCCGTGCTTTAAGTATGGATGCCGTCCAAAAAGCCAAATCTGGCCACCCTGGTGCTCCAATGGGTATGGCTGATATTGCTCAGGTTCTATGGAGTGACTATTTAAAGCATAATCCAACTAACCCAACGTGGTTCGACCGAGACCGCTTTGTGCTTTCTAATGGTCACGGCTCAATGCTGATTTATTCACTGCTGCATCTTTCTGGCTATGACCTTTCTATTGACGACATTAAAAACTTCCGTCAAATGCATTCAAAAACACCGGGCCATCCTGAATACGGTTATACCCCAGGTGTTGAAACAACCACAGGTCCATTAGGCCAAGGTATTGCCAACGCTGTTGGTATGGCGCTAGCGGAGAAAACCCTCGCTGATCAGTTCAACCGTGAAGGCCATACGATTGTCGATCACAACACCTATGTGTTCTTAGGCGATGGTTGCATGATGGAAGGTATCTCGCACGAAGTCAGCTCACTTGCCGGTACTTTAGGTTTAGGTAAGCTGATTGCCTTTTACGATGACAACGGTATTTCAATCGATGGTGAAGTTGAAGGTTGGTTTACTGACGATACGGTAAAACGTTTTGAATCCTATGGTTGGCAAGTGATTCCAGCCGTTGATGGCCATAATGCAGAGCAAATAGCGGACGCGATTAAGGCTGCCAAAGCTAATACCGATCAGCCAACATTAATTTGCTGTAAAACCATTATTGGTTTTGGTTCGCCAAACAAAGAAGGTAAAGAAGATTGTCACGGTGCACCATTGGGTGACGATGAAATTGCCTTAACCCGTGAACGTCTTGGTTGGAAACACCTAGCCTTCGAAATTCCAGCAGACATCAAAGACGCTTGGGATGCGACTGAAAAAGGCGCAGCTTTCGAGCAAAACTGGCAGCAAGCCTTCGCAGCCTATCAGCAAGAATACCCTGAATTAGCGGCGGAGTTTTTACGCCGAATGAAAGGTGAGCTACCAGCAGACTTTGCTCAAACCGCACAGCAGTATATTGAGCAGGTGAATACGCAAGGCGAAACCATTGCCAGCCGTAAGGCATCACAAAACGCAATTGAAGCGTTAGCTCCAGCATTACCAGAACTACTGGGCGGCTCGGCCGACCTTGCTGGTTCAAACCTGACATTATGGAGCGGTGCAAAAGGCCTGACTGCTGATGATGCCTCAGGCAACTACTGTTTCTACGGTGTACGTGAATTTGGTATGTCGGCGATGATCAACGGTATTCAGTTACATGGTGGCTTAAAGCCTTATGGCGCTACCTTCTTTGTGTTTATGGAATACGCGCGTAACGCTATTCGCATGGCCGCATTAATGAAGCAGCCGGTGATTCATGTTTACACTCACGACTCTATCGGTTTGGGTGAAGATGGCCCAACGCACCAACCTGTTGAGCAACTTGCAGCCATGCGTGCAACGCCAAATTTAAATACTTGGCGTCCAGCGGATGCTGTTGAAAGTGCGGTGGCTTGGGTTTGTGCAATCGAAAGCAAAGAAACGCCAAATGCGATGGTGTTTTCTCGACAGGGCTTACCGCATCAGCCTCGTACAGCTGAGCAGTTAGCGAATATTCGTAAGGGTGGCTATGTACTGCAAGCTGCCGAACAACCTGATGCCGTACTACTTGCGACAGGTTCAGAGCTTGGTTTAGCGGTTGAAGCTGCTGAGCTATTGCGCGCGCAAGGCAAACAGATTCAGGTTGTTTCTATGCCCTGTACGGACGTCTTCGACGCTCAAGATGCCGCCTATAAAGAGTCGGTTTTACCAACAGGCGTTAAGCGCTTTGCAATTGAAGCCGCGGCGAAAGACTTCTGGTACAAGTACGTTGGCCTAGAAGGCGGAATCGTTGGCATGGAAAGCTTCGGCGAGTCAGCACCAGCGGCTGAATTGTTTGAGCATTTTGGTATTACAGCCAAAGCGCTTGTTGAGCTAGTGTTAGAGAAAGCCTAA
- a CDS encoding zinc-ribbon domain-containing protein produces MPKLCPDCKKPLEHVCSCGSSSYFCNHCNQLVSRKRVIEPDDEAGSEPSFAKSTNNEQKPNRSVKS; encoded by the coding sequence ATGCCAAAACTGTGCCCAGATTGTAAAAAGCCACTCGAACACGTCTGTTCTTGCGGCAGTTCTAGCTATTTTTGCAACCATTGCAATCAACTTGTCAGCAGAAAGCGTGTTATTGAGCCCGATGATGAAGCCGGAAGCGAGCCGTCTTTTGCAAAAAGCACTAATAATGAGCAAAAACCCAACCGATCAGTCAAGTCATGA
- a CDS encoding BMP family lipoprotein, whose amino-acid sequence MKANFKAGLAALSILSTVFILSSCDNAEEETASASDSFKPAVIYDTAGKFDKSFNEAVFRGGVEQFKLDKGVEVAEFEPQNEEQREQGLRTLAQRGQSPIVAVGFNMQSAVQKVAEEFPETQFAIIDSVVDLPNVQSMLFAEHEGSFLVGALAAMASETNKVGFVGGMDIPLISKFACGYEQGAKYVSADAEVFQNMTGSTPAAFGDPARGSELAKSQIAKGADVVFAAAGGTGLGVYQAAKDEGVYAIGVDSNQNYIQPGSMLTSMVKKVGFASYTTWAEALEGDWQPGIKVFDLASGGVDYAIDEYNESLITAEMSSTVESIKADIIAGNITVHDYTATMSCDY is encoded by the coding sequence ATGAAAGCGAACTTTAAAGCTGGCTTAGCTGCTTTATCGATTTTATCGACAGTATTTATTTTGAGCAGTTGTGATAATGCCGAAGAGGAAACTGCATCGGCATCAGACTCATTCAAACCAGCGGTTATTTATGACACAGCCGGTAAGTTTGATAAGTCGTTCAACGAAGCGGTTTTCCGTGGTGGCGTAGAACAGTTTAAATTAGACAAAGGCGTTGAGGTTGCAGAATTTGAACCGCAAAACGAAGAGCAGCGTGAGCAAGGTTTACGTACGCTAGCACAGCGTGGTCAAAGCCCAATCGTTGCTGTTGGTTTCAACATGCAGTCTGCGGTACAAAAAGTAGCCGAAGAATTCCCAGAAACACAGTTTGCTATTATCGACTCAGTTGTCGACCTACCAAACGTTCAGTCAATGTTGTTTGCTGAGCACGAAGGTTCATTCCTTGTTGGTGCGTTAGCGGCGATGGCTTCTGAAACAAACAAAGTTGGTTTTGTCGGCGGTATGGACATTCCTCTAATCTCTAAATTTGCTTGTGGTTATGAGCAGGGTGCTAAGTATGTTTCTGCTGATGCAGAAGTCTTCCAAAACATGACTGGCTCTACGCCAGCTGCATTTGGTGACCCAGCACGTGGTTCAGAACTTGCTAAATCACAAATCGCTAAAGGCGCAGACGTTGTCTTTGCTGCCGCTGGTGGTACTGGCTTAGGTGTTTACCAAGCTGCGAAAGACGAAGGTGTTTATGCCATCGGTGTTGATTCAAACCAAAACTATATTCAGCCAGGTTCTATGTTGACCTCTATGGTTAAAAAAGTTGGCTTCGCTAGCTATACCACTTGGGCTGAAGCGCTAGAAGGTGATTGGCAGCCAGGCATTAAAGTGTTTGACCTAGCCTCTGGTGGTGTTGATTACGCAATTGATGAGTACAACGAATCATTGATTACTGCAGAAATGAGCTCAACTGTTGAGTCTATTAAAGCAGACATCATTGCCGGTAACATCACGGTTCATGATTACACAGCAACGATGTCTTGCGACTACTAA
- a CDS encoding ABC transporter ATP-binding protein produces MTAQTQVAAKPAIELCGIDKRFGAVHANKNIDLKVAKGTIHGIVGENGAGKSTLMSIIYGFYEADSGEILIDNKVTKIADSKTAIASGIGMVHQHFMLIQNFTALENVILGAESGVMLNVSLDKARKELTRLASEYGLDVPLDVPVEQLSVGMQQRIEILKALYRGAKVLILDEPTGVLTPQEAEHLFKVLEALKKQGSTVIIITHKLQEIMAITDNVSIMRRGEMVGHVKTAETNREQLAEMMVGRKVLLNVNKTAAKPTDTLLKVNHLSWQDDAGVQRLEDVAFSVRAGEIVGIAGVSGNGQSELLELLSGIKDIQQGSVEVAGTQLDQDSQMTPEQLRAIGVAHIPEDRHKMGLVNSFAADEAFILGYHRADQYNGKLLMDQAAIRKDCAEKMQKWDVRPQDPKLKAANFSGGNQQKLVIAREMEQKPDVLLVGQPTRGVDIGAIESIHNRIIEMRDAGKAVLLVSVELEEIMSLADRILVMFDGKIVGEVPASKANEQILGLMMANIVPDEVKALQQEAEA; encoded by the coding sequence ATGACTGCTCAAACACAGGTTGCTGCAAAACCAGCAATTGAGTTATGCGGTATTGATAAGCGTTTTGGCGCGGTTCATGCCAATAAGAACATCGATCTCAAAGTAGCGAAAGGCACTATTCACGGCATTGTCGGTGAAAACGGTGCGGGTAAATCAACGCTGATGAGTATCATCTATGGCTTTTATGAGGCCGATAGTGGAGAAATCCTTATCGACAATAAAGTCACAAAGATTGCAGATTCTAAAACTGCAATTGCCTCAGGTATTGGCATGGTGCACCAGCACTTTATGTTAATTCAAAATTTCACTGCTTTAGAAAACGTCATTCTTGGCGCCGAGTCTGGCGTGATGCTTAACGTCAGTTTAGATAAAGCGCGTAAGGAACTCACACGCCTTGCATCCGAATATGGTTTGGATGTGCCATTAGATGTACCGGTAGAACAGTTGTCTGTCGGTATGCAACAACGTATTGAAATTCTTAAAGCGCTTTATCGAGGCGCGAAAGTTTTGATCTTAGATGAGCCGACCGGTGTGCTAACGCCACAAGAGGCGGAGCATCTATTTAAAGTCCTTGAAGCACTGAAAAAGCAAGGCAGTACCGTCATTATCATTACCCATAAGCTACAAGAAATTATGGCGATCACTGATAACGTCAGCATTATGCGTCGCGGAGAAATGGTCGGTCATGTGAAGACCGCAGAAACCAACCGTGAACAGTTGGCTGAGATGATGGTGGGTCGCAAAGTATTATTGAATGTGAATAAAACGGCAGCCAAGCCAACCGATACTTTACTGAAAGTAAATCACTTATCTTGGCAGGATGATGCTGGCGTGCAGCGTCTAGAAGATGTTGCTTTTAGTGTGCGTGCTGGTGAAATCGTTGGTATTGCTGGTGTCAGTGGTAATGGTCAGTCGGAGCTTTTAGAGCTGCTTTCTGGCATCAAAGATATTCAGCAGGGTTCGGTTGAAGTTGCTGGTACCCAGTTAGATCAGGATAGCCAGATGACGCCAGAACAATTACGTGCGATTGGCGTGGCACATATTCCTGAAGACCGTCATAAGATGGGCTTAGTTAATTCTTTTGCCGCTGATGAGGCTTTTATTCTCGGTTATCACCGAGCTGACCAATATAACGGCAAGCTGTTAATGGATCAGGCCGCTATTCGCAAAGACTGCGCGGAAAAAATGCAGAAGTGGGATGTTCGTCCGCAGGACCCAAAATTAAAAGCGGCGAACTTCTCTGGCGGTAATCAACAAAAATTAGTGATTGCCCGTGAGATGGAACAAAAACCAGATGTTTTATTGGTTGGACAGCCAACGCGAGGCGTTGATATTGGCGCAATCGAGTCAATACACAACCGAATTATTGAGATGCGGGATGCCGGAAAAGCGGTGTTACTTGTGTCTGTAGAGTTAGAAGAAATTATGAGTTTGGCCGACAGAATTTTAGTGATGTTCGATGGCAAAATTGTCGGTGAAGTACCAGCAAGCAAAGCTAATGAACAAATATTAGGTTTAATGATGGCGAATATCGTTCCAGACGAAGTTAAGGCCTTGCAACAGGAGGCAGAAGCATGA
- a CDS encoding ABC transporter permease yields the protein MSQQEIPNWVSIVIVPIVNIILAAIVSGFVFLYLDINPIDAVSTMAYGAFGSSYGWGYTLYYTTSFIFTGLAVAVAFHGSMFNIGGEGQAYIGALGVGLVCLFLGGKVPFLLLLPMSIIAGGLFGALWAFIPAWLAANRGSHVVITTIMFNFIAASLMAFLLVEVLKPAGSMSVETAVFDQAAWIPKVFEVAGSFGIKMQRSPLNLSIIWALICSVFVYIFIWKTKWGYEIRAMGQNASAAEYAGISLNKTIIMTMLISGMLAGFFALNVVQGEAHQIKLSLVNGMGFTGIAVALMGRNHPVGILFASLLFGFLYQGGGELQFEYGVDPRIIVVLQGLVILFSGALEHMAKHPVERAYLMLTGKFNKTEQEGA from the coding sequence ATGAGTCAGCAAGAAATCCCAAATTGGGTGTCCATCGTTATCGTACCGATTGTCAATATTATCTTGGCTGCTATCGTTTCTGGCTTTGTCTTTTTATACCTAGACATCAACCCTATCGATGCAGTGAGCACCATGGCGTATGGCGCATTTGGTAGCTCATATGGCTGGGGCTATACGCTTTATTACACCACTAGTTTTATCTTTACCGGATTGGCCGTCGCGGTCGCGTTTCACGGCAGCATGTTTAACATCGGCGGTGAAGGTCAGGCCTATATTGGTGCGCTGGGTGTAGGTTTGGTGTGTTTGTTTTTAGGTGGCAAGGTGCCATTTTTATTGCTGCTACCAATGAGCATTATTGCTGGCGGCTTGTTTGGCGCTTTGTGGGCATTTATCCCTGCGTGGTTGGCGGCTAACCGTGGTTCCCATGTTGTGATTACCACCATCATGTTCAACTTTATTGCGGCATCCTTGATGGCGTTTTTATTAGTTGAAGTGCTTAAGCCTGCTGGTTCAATGTCGGTTGAGACGGCGGTTTTTGATCAGGCAGCATGGATTCCTAAGGTGTTTGAAGTAGCAGGTAGCTTTGGAATTAAGATGCAGCGTTCGCCGCTTAATCTATCCATTATCTGGGCGCTTATATGTTCTGTATTTGTTTATATCTTTATTTGGAAAACCAAATGGGGTTATGAGATTCGCGCCATGGGGCAAAACGCCTCTGCAGCTGAATACGCAGGTATTAGCCTGAATAAAACCATCATTATGACCATGCTGATTTCTGGTATGTTGGCCGGATTTTTTGCACTCAATGTGGTTCAGGGTGAAGCGCACCAGATCAAATTAAGTTTGGTTAATGGCATGGGCTTTACCGGTATTGCTGTGGCACTGATGGGTCGTAATCACCCAGTGGGGATTTTGTTCGCAAGTCTGTTGTTTGGTTTTTTATACCAAGGTGGCGGCGAGCTTCAATTTGAATACGGTGTCGATCCAAGAATCATTGTTGTGTTGCAAGGTCTGGTGATTTTGTTCTCAGGCGCACTGGAGCATATGGCGAAACATCCGGTAGAAAGGGCTTATTTGATGTTGACGGGTAAATTTAACAAAACCGAACAAGAAGGAGCCTAA
- a CDS encoding ABC transporter permease: MEYFQTVILILDATLRVATPLIFAALAGLFSERSGVVDIGLEGKILASAFAGAAAAYVFNSPWMGLIVGVLVSVSLAMLHGFATVTHRGDQVVSGMAINILAMGLTASLGNFWFHQGGNTPNLVNALENIDARFTTIVFPFAEQLKDVPIIGGIYSELLSGHFLLVYLALAAVPLSWFVLFKTRFGLRLRAVGENPTAVDTAGISVVGMRYMALAICGALAGLAGVYLSVAVTAQFLPNMSAGKGYMALAALIFGKWRPRGALLACLMFGILQAIADRSQGAMIGSVEIPVQLIEALPYILTVVLLGGFIGTAIAPKAIGRPYVKERE; encoded by the coding sequence ATGGAATATTTTCAAACCGTTATTCTAATTTTAGATGCGACTTTACGAGTTGCGACGCCGCTTATTTTTGCTGCGTTAGCAGGCTTGTTTTCTGAGCGTTCGGGTGTTGTTGATATTGGCCTTGAAGGCAAAATTTTAGCCAGTGCCTTTGCTGGAGCTGCCGCAGCTTACGTATTTAACTCTCCTTGGATGGGTTTAATTGTCGGCGTTTTAGTGTCTGTTTCATTAGCCATGCTGCATGGCTTTGCAACCGTGACACACCGAGGTGATCAAGTTGTCTCTGGCATGGCAATTAATATTTTAGCCATGGGCCTAACCGCCTCGTTGGGTAATTTTTGGTTCCATCAGGGTGGCAATACGCCAAACCTAGTGAATGCGTTAGAGAATATCGATGCGCGTTTTACTACGATCGTATTTCCTTTTGCTGAGCAGCTGAAAGATGTGCCCATTATTGGCGGCATCTATTCTGAGTTGTTATCAGGCCATTTTTTATTGGTTTATTTAGCGTTAGCAGCGGTACCGCTGTCGTGGTTTGTACTATTTAAAACACGTTTTGGTTTGCGTTTGCGGGCGGTAGGTGAAAACCCAACCGCTGTTGATACCGCAGGTATTTCGGTTGTTGGTATGCGCTATATGGCGTTAGCAATCTGTGGTGCCTTAGCGGGTTTGGCTGGTGTTTACTTGTCGGTTGCCGTAACAGCACAGTTTTTACCGAACATGTCAGCTGGTAAAGGCTATATGGCTTTGGCGGCGTTGATCTTTGGTAAGTGGCGTCCTCGAGGAGCCTTGTTAGCCTGTTTGATGTTTGGCATATTGCAGGCCATTGCTGACCGCTCACAGGGTGCGATGATTGGTAGTGTAGAAATTCCAGTGCAATTAATTGAAGCGCTGCCTTATATCCTAACCGTTGTGTTACTCGGTGGCTTTATCGGAACCGCTATCGCGCCGAAGGCCATTGGTAGACCATACGTTAAAGAGCGTGAGTAA
- a CDS encoding ABC transporter ATP-binding protein, giving the protein MNTHVEHKNRFLLNLIQQKKWYYLGSVLSVGLASYFLYLVPTIGRIAIDQIVSDSAAVDGDLTAQLFALFTSVHEKPEQLLMAGLAIVLVTAFAGLFMYLKDYLAATACEDTIQTLRNRLFEHLHKLDERYLSKADSGDLVQRCTSDIDTLREFLTLQVMNIGRTVVLALIMVPLMFMQHVWMSVLSLFLVPVVIYFACTFYVRIRGLFQQVDDAEGELTTIVQENLTGIRVVRAFARQQHECDKFDHYNRKYSDLNYRLLCMLANFWSTADILCFCQNAILLFGGGWLVVNDYVSIGTYFAFIGYINMLIWPIRQLGEELSEAGKATVAINRIQQILDAPEEVEQQSLVDLPDDFTADIEFDSVSFSFDQQKPALNNVSFKVAAGETIAIVGPTGAGKSTLIQLLMRLQDYQQGSITVGGIELNRIARQQIRQRISTLLQEPFLFSRSLRDNIKLGHKLATDEQMVTAASDASVHHTIKAFKQGYQTLIGERGVSLSGGQKQRVTLSRTLLKKAKMLVLDDTLSAVDSDTEHKIISALHKKRGEQTLLIITHRISVCQQADRIFVMQDGCLVDSGSHQALLSRPGFYQQLWQIQADQQQAADQPNLV; this is encoded by the coding sequence GTGAATACGCACGTTGAACACAAAAATCGTTTTTTACTGAACCTGATACAACAAAAAAAATGGTATTACTTGGGTTCGGTGTTAAGTGTTGGTTTAGCCAGTTATTTTTTGTATTTGGTACCTACCATTGGCCGTATCGCTATCGATCAAATTGTCAGCGACAGCGCAGCTGTTGATGGTGATTTAACAGCGCAACTTTTTGCACTCTTTACTTCTGTCCACGAAAAGCCCGAGCAACTGCTGATGGCCGGGTTGGCCATTGTCTTGGTCACTGCCTTTGCTGGGCTATTCATGTACTTAAAAGATTATCTCGCTGCAACGGCGTGTGAAGATACCATTCAAACACTGCGCAATCGTCTGTTTGAGCATTTGCATAAATTAGATGAACGTTACCTCAGCAAAGCCGATAGCGGTGACCTAGTGCAACGCTGTACATCGGATATCGATACCTTGCGTGAATTTTTAACATTGCAGGTGATGAACATCGGCCGCACGGTCGTGTTGGCGCTGATCATGGTTCCGTTGATGTTTATGCAGCATGTTTGGATGTCGGTGTTGTCGTTATTTTTAGTGCCGGTAGTAATTTATTTTGCTTGTACGTTCTATGTTCGAATTCGAGGTTTGTTTCAGCAGGTCGATGACGCAGAAGGTGAGCTGACGACGATTGTGCAAGAAAACCTGACCGGCATTCGCGTTGTTCGAGCGTTCGCACGGCAACAGCATGAGTGTGACAAGTTTGATCATTACAATCGAAAATACAGTGATTTGAATTACCGACTGCTGTGCATGCTCGCTAACTTTTGGTCGACGGCTGACATATTGTGTTTTTGTCAGAATGCTATTTTGCTGTTTGGCGGCGGTTGGCTGGTGGTGAATGATTATGTCTCGATCGGAACCTACTTTGCCTTTATCGGTTACATCAACATGCTGATCTGGCCAATTCGTCAGTTGGGTGAGGAGTTGAGTGAAGCCGGTAAAGCAACGGTTGCAATCAATCGCATTCAGCAAATATTGGATGCGCCAGAAGAAGTTGAACAGCAATCGTTGGTTGATTTGCCAGATGATTTTACCGCCGATATTGAATTTGATTCGGTAAGCTTTTCATTTGATCAGCAAAAACCGGCATTAAACAATGTCAGCTTTAAGGTTGCGGCCGGCGAAACCATTGCCATTGTTGGCCCAACGGGCGCCGGTAAGTCAACTTTGATCCAACTGTTGATGCGTCTGCAAGATTACCAACAGGGTTCCATCACTGTTGGTGGTATCGAGCTGAATCGTATTGCGCGTCAACAGATTCGTCAGCGCATTAGCACTTTATTGCAAGAGCCGTTTTTATTCAGTCGCTCGTTGCGCGATAACATTAAGCTGGGGCATAAGTTGGCAACCGATGAGCAGATGGTTACCGCGGCCAGCGATGCTTCGGTGCACCACACAATTAAAGCATTTAAACAGGGTTATCAAACCCTTATTGGTGAGCGTGGCGTTAGCCTAAGCGGCGGTCAAAAGCAGCGCGTGACGTTATCGAGAACGCTACTTAAAAAAGCAAAAATGCTGGTATTGGACGACACCTTAAGTGCCGTTGATTCTGATACGGAGCATAAAATTATTTCAGCCCTGCATAAAAAACGAGGTGAACAGACGCTGCTGATCATTACTCACCGCATCAGTGTTTGCCAACAGGCCGACCGTATCTTTGTGATGCAAGATGGTTGTTTGGTTGATAGTGGCAGTCACCAAGCGTTGCTATCTCGGCCAGGGTTTTATCAACAGTTGTGGCAAATACAAGCCGATCAACAACAGGCTGCTGATCAGCCGAATTTGGTTTAA